The Formosa sp. Hel1_33_131 genome window below encodes:
- a CDS encoding sulfatase family protein, with product MKKYIVTLVILLSLIGCKTAKKEAISQKPNILFIMTDDHALAAISAYKGFLAEVAPTPNIDRIANDGMRFNNMFCTNSICGPSRASILTGKYAHVNGFFKNEGGGDFNGAQQTFPKLLQKAGYETAVIGKWHLGTAPTGFDYYKVLFNKEGQGSYFDPVFEMANDSIVEEKGKFSTTVIKEDAINWLKNRKDATKPFMLMYQFKAPHRPWDPGPGYEDYLSEVTLPYPATFNDDYKGRKAAKDSWMRIDGHMNRKDVKIKPPSGLTEEELIAWNKYGNNDGEFWTPDPNMTDQERKNWKYQRYVKDYLRVVKGVDDAIGEMLDHLEKSGLEKNTIIVYTSDQGFYLGEHGWFDKRFMYEESMHMPLLVKYPKKIKAGSVNNDLVLNVDYAPTLLSLAGIETPNDMQGKSFVPVLENKTKEPFRDAVYYHYYEYPYWHNVQPHYGIRTDRYKLIHYYYDMDEWELFDLEKDPNETNNIFDTKENSTLIATLKTRLASLKKENKMDMSDEELKEMTDIRIKRRYRVEPAN from the coding sequence ATGAAAAAATACATTGTAACCCTAGTTATACTACTCTCACTTATCGGCTGTAAAACAGCAAAAAAAGAAGCTATTTCTCAAAAGCCAAACATTCTTTTTATAATGACGGATGACCACGCATTGGCTGCCATTAGTGCATACAAAGGGTTTTTAGCAGAAGTGGCGCCCACTCCAAACATTGATAGAATTGCAAATGACGGTATGCGTTTTAATAATATGTTTTGTACCAATTCTATTTGTGGACCTTCAAGAGCATCGATCTTAACAGGTAAATATGCACACGTCAATGGATTTTTTAAAAATGAAGGTGGTGGCGATTTTAATGGCGCACAACAAACGTTTCCAAAGCTATTGCAAAAAGCAGGTTACGAAACTGCTGTAATTGGTAAATGGCATTTAGGAACCGCACCAACTGGTTTTGATTACTACAAAGTACTGTTTAATAAAGAAGGACAAGGTTCTTATTTTGATCCGGTTTTTGAAATGGCAAATGATAGTATTGTTGAGGAGAAAGGAAAATTTTCTACAACCGTAATTAAAGAAGATGCCATTAATTGGTTGAAAAACAGAAAAGACGCTACGAAACCTTTTATGTTGATGTATCAATTTAAAGCGCCGCACAGACCTTGGGACCCAGGACCTGGTTATGAAGATTATTTAAGTGAGGTTACACTCCCCTATCCTGCAACATTTAATGATGACTATAAAGGTAGAAAAGCCGCGAAAGATTCTTGGATGCGAATTGATGGACATATGAATAGAAAAGACGTGAAAATTAAACCGCCATCAGGATTAACTGAAGAGGAATTAATTGCTTGGAATAAATACGGAAATAACGATGGTGAATTCTGGACACCTGATCCAAACATGACAGATCAGGAACGTAAAAACTGGAAATATCAACGGTATGTAAAAGACTATTTACGAGTGGTCAAAGGCGTTGATGATGCCATTGGTGAGATGTTAGACCATTTAGAGAAAAGTGGTTTAGAAAAAAATACAATCATTGTATATACTTCAGATCAAGGGTTTTACCTAGGAGAACACGGCTGGTTTGACAAGCGGTTTATGTACGAAGAATCAATGCACATGCCTTTATTGGTGAAGTATCCTAAAAAAATAAAAGCCGGAAGTGTCAACAACGATTTAGTCCTAAATGTTGATTATGCACCTACCCTATTAAGTTTAGCGGGCATCGAAACTCCAAATGATATGCAAGGAAAAAGTTTTGTCCCCGTTTTAGAAAACAAAACCAAAGAACCCTTTAGAGACGCTGTGTATTACCATTATTACGAGTATCCGTATTGGCACAATGTCCAACCGCATTATGGCATTAGAACAGACCGATATAAATTAATCCATTACTATTATGATATGGATGAATGGGAATTATTCGATTTAGAAAAAGACCCTAATGAGACCAATAACATCTTCGACACTAAAGAAAATAGTACGTTGATTGCAACTTTAAAAACCCGATTAGCATCCCTTAAAAAAGAAAATAAAATGGACATGTCTGATGAGGAATTAAAAGAAATGACAGACATCAGAATTAAAAGACGTTACAGAGTTGAGCCAGCAAATTAA
- a CDS encoding GH92 family glycosyl hydrolase codes for MIKSKQNFKLLLHVSALTIVFFTSFRVQGQTVGVKNEAYLVDHVNPLMGTDSKKSMSNGNTYPAIATPWGMNFWTPMTSKMGDGWTYNYDDDKIRGIKQTHQPSPWLNDYAAFSFMAVTGELKYQEDERASWFSHKAETVTPYHYSVYLAEYDVVAEVAPTSRAAHFKFTFPEAESSYIMLDAFFKGSMVKILPEKRKIIGYCRNNNGGVPDNFHNYFVAEFDKDFEMTHTWKDDWELQKNNLNSEGKHVGAIIGFKTKKGEVVNVKVASSFISLEQAQLNLDREIGKNSFIDTKEKAKNAWEKELSRIKIEDDNSNNIKTFYSCLYRVLLFPRTFYEFDTDHKMVHYSPYNGNVLPGYMFTDNGFWDTFRAVFPFFNMMYPEQNNNIMEGLANTYKESGWLPEWASPGHRAVMIGSNSAPIIADAYLKGTIKNEKTAEILFEALLKNATVEEGRPVRSVGREGLNYYNTLGYVPFDVNIRENAAKTLEYAYADFTIGQMAEKMGKNKIAKKYYEQSYRYKNVFDPSTNLMRGKNEDGTFQSPFDPLKWGGAFTEGNSLHYTWSVFQDIDGLINLMGGKDNFIKQLDGVFTMPPKYDASYYGKVIHEIREMEVANMGNYAHGNQPIQHMIYLYNYAGVPYKSQDKIRTVLTKLYTPTPDGYCGDEDNGQTSAWYVFSALGFYSVTPVTDEFIIGSPLFKKATLNLRNGNTFTIEAKNNSKNNFYIQSARLNNSDYQNSFIKCSDIQKGGHLEFEISNTPNKIWGSKAENLPFSLSRKK; via the coding sequence ATGATTAAATCAAAACAGAATTTTAAACTCCTACTTCATGTAAGTGCACTTACTATTGTTTTTTTTACTTCATTTAGAGTTCAAGGGCAAACCGTAGGCGTAAAAAATGAGGCCTATTTAGTAGATCATGTAAATCCTTTAATGGGTACAGATTCTAAAAAAAGTATGTCTAACGGAAATACGTATCCTGCAATTGCCACCCCTTGGGGCATGAATTTTTGGACGCCAATGACATCTAAAATGGGAGATGGCTGGACGTATAATTACGATGATGATAAAATTAGAGGCATCAAACAAACACATCAACCTAGTCCTTGGTTAAATGATTATGCGGCCTTTTCTTTTATGGCAGTCACAGGTGAATTAAAGTATCAAGAAGATGAAAGAGCTTCATGGTTTTCTCATAAAGCAGAGACGGTAACCCCTTATCATTATAGTGTCTATCTAGCAGAATATGATGTAGTCGCAGAAGTAGCGCCAACATCGAGAGCTGCACATTTTAAATTTACCTTTCCTGAAGCAGAGTCTTCATACATTATGTTAGATGCTTTTTTCAAAGGTTCCATGGTTAAAATTTTACCAGAAAAACGTAAAATTATTGGCTATTGCAGAAACAATAATGGTGGTGTGCCAGATAATTTTCATAATTATTTTGTCGCAGAATTTGATAAAGATTTTGAAATGACACACACTTGGAAAGACGATTGGGAACTTCAAAAAAACAACCTCAATAGCGAAGGAAAACATGTGGGTGCAATCATTGGTTTTAAAACCAAAAAAGGAGAAGTGGTAAACGTAAAAGTAGCCTCCTCTTTTATAAGTTTAGAGCAAGCACAACTAAATTTAGATAGAGAAATTGGGAAAAATTCTTTTATAGACACCAAAGAGAAAGCAAAAAATGCTTGGGAAAAGGAACTGAGTAGAATTAAAATTGAAGATGATAATAGTAATAACATCAAAACTTTTTATTCTTGCCTATACAGAGTCTTACTATTTCCAAGAACCTTTTATGAGTTTGATACAGATCATAAAATGGTGCATTACAGTCCATACAATGGAAACGTATTACCAGGTTATATGTTTACAGACAATGGTTTTTGGGATACGTTTAGAGCGGTTTTTCCATTTTTTAATATGATGTATCCAGAACAGAATAATAATATTATGGAAGGTTTGGCTAACACCTATAAAGAATCTGGATGGTTGCCCGAATGGGCAAGTCCTGGACACAGAGCTGTAATGATTGGTTCTAACTCTGCTCCAATTATTGCTGATGCCTATTTAAAAGGAACTATCAAAAATGAAAAAACTGCAGAAATTTTATTTGAAGCCCTACTAAAAAATGCCACTGTTGAAGAAGGCAGGCCTGTAAGATCTGTGGGGAGAGAAGGATTAAATTATTACAATACTTTAGGCTATGTCCCTTTTGATGTAAATATTAGAGAGAATGCTGCCAAAACCTTGGAATATGCCTATGCCGATTTTACAATTGGGCAAATGGCAGAAAAAATGGGAAAAAACAAAATTGCTAAAAAGTATTATGAGCAATCGTATCGTTATAAAAATGTATTTGATCCCTCAACAAATTTAATGCGAGGAAAAAATGAAGACGGTACGTTTCAAAGTCCTTTTGATCCATTAAAATGGGGGGGTGCTTTTACAGAAGGAAACAGTTTACATTATACTTGGTCTGTTTTTCAAGACATCGATGGATTGATCAACTTAATGGGTGGAAAAGATAATTTCATCAAACAATTGGATGGGGTTTTTACAATGCCTCCAAAATATGATGCCTCCTATTACGGAAAAGTAATTCACGAAATTAGAGAAATGGAAGTTGCAAATATGGGCAATTATGCGCACGGAAATCAACCCATACAACATATGATTTATTTGTATAATTATGCAGGTGTTCCATACAAATCCCAAGATAAAATTAGAACCGTTTTAACCAAATTATACACACCAACTCCAGATGGTTATTGTGGAGATGAAGATAATGGACAAACCTCAGCTTGGTATGTTTTTAGTGCATTAGGGTTCTATTCTGTAACGCCTGTGACTGATGAATTTATTATTGGAAGTCCGTTATTTAAAAAAGCTACATTAAATTTAAGAAACGGAAATACCTTTACAATTGAAGCAAAAAACAATTCTAAAAACAACTTTTATATTCAGTCTGCACGTTTAAATAATTCT
- a CDS encoding GH92 family glycosyl hydrolase — translation MVKNYLIALLSVLSFTTSFAQATDDNTKYIDPTIGNVSRFLVPTYPTIHLPNQMLRMFPVKQDYISDMVQAFPFQVPAHRRKGILQMKTTLGDVNNNSWNKGMAIDHDLEIVHPWLYSTYLIEDNIKVSFTPSKKSAIYKVDFPEGTQKNFLIKGTKEMLFSEGKNSFTIQEKRSKPTRGEHAVVNTVTIYVYGEIVDEKNKPVENINYTFNTHKLQITATENAASTLLIKYAISYVSDAQAKENFNKEIKKKTFEDVSKEGKKAWDQVTNQIRVEGGTTAQKRTFYTSLYRTYERMVDVNEYGHYYSGYDKKVHKSDRPFYVDDWVWDTYLAQHPLRTILNPALENEMLNSYTLMYEQSGWMPTFPQVYGNHLCMNAYHSSAIFIDGYRKGLKDYDVEKAYAGIKKNLMEGTFIPWRQGNPRGTLDDFYHENGYFPSLKKGEQETVANVDGFEKRQPVAVTLGVSYDFWAVSEFAKELGNTDDYLKLSPKGNDYKNLWHSENRLFMPKDAEGNWVNINPKLDGGKGYREYYDENNGWTFAWSVQHDIAGLTNLLGGKQAAQNRLDQLFRESLGIRKSDFFVNGSNSTGMVGQFSMGNEPSFHIPYLYNYFGAPWKTQKRTRFLLDVWFKDNIFGIPGDEDGGGMTAFVVFTSMGIYPVTPGVPYYNITSPIFEKTSIKLQNGNTFTVVAEGSSKRKKYIQKAFINGKEIFSPFISHQQIMEGATLKLDLGELPNKEWGKNAVMPK, via the coding sequence ATGGTTAAAAATTATTTAATAGCACTCCTATCGGTTTTAAGTTTTACAACTTCCTTTGCTCAAGCAACTGATGACAATACCAAATACATAGATCCAACCATTGGTAATGTGTCCCGCTTTCTGGTGCCAACGTACCCAACCATTCATTTACCAAATCAAATGCTGAGAATGTTTCCTGTAAAACAGGATTATATTTCAGACATGGTACAAGCGTTTCCTTTTCAAGTACCCGCACACAGACGAAAAGGAATTCTACAAATGAAAACGACTTTAGGAGACGTGAATAACAATTCTTGGAATAAAGGAATGGCTATAGATCACGATTTAGAAATAGTACATCCATGGTTGTATTCGACCTATTTAATAGAAGATAACATTAAAGTTAGCTTCACCCCTTCTAAAAAATCGGCAATTTATAAAGTAGATTTCCCAGAGGGAACACAAAAAAACTTTTTAATAAAAGGCACTAAAGAGATGCTGTTTTCTGAAGGTAAAAATTCATTTACCATTCAAGAAAAAAGAAGTAAACCAACGAGAGGAGAACATGCCGTTGTAAATACTGTTACAATTTATGTATATGGTGAGATCGTAGATGAAAAGAATAAGCCTGTAGAAAACATCAACTACACATTTAACACTCATAAACTACAAATTACTGCAACAGAAAACGCAGCCTCAACCTTGCTCATAAAATATGCTATTTCTTATGTCAGTGATGCACAAGCGAAAGAAAATTTCAATAAAGAAATTAAAAAGAAAACGTTTGAAGATGTATCAAAGGAAGGAAAAAAAGCTTGGGATCAAGTAACGAATCAAATTCGAGTTGAAGGTGGAACAACGGCTCAAAAAAGAACGTTCTATACATCACTATACAGAACGTACGAACGTATGGTGGATGTAAATGAATATGGGCACTATTATAGTGGTTATGATAAAAAAGTACACAAAAGCGATCGACCTTTTTATGTAGATGATTGGGTTTGGGACACCTATTTAGCACAACATCCATTACGTACGATTTTAAATCCAGCCTTGGAAAACGAAATGCTCAACTCGTACACATTAATGTATGAACAAAGTGGTTGGATGCCCACATTCCCTCAGGTGTATGGAAATCATTTGTGTATGAATGCCTACCATTCGTCTGCTATTTTTATTGACGGCTACAGAAAAGGATTGAAAGACTATGATGTAGAAAAAGCATATGCAGGCATCAAAAAAAACCTAATGGAAGGCACCTTTATTCCTTGGAGGCAAGGAAATCCAAGAGGCACTTTAGATGATTTCTATCACGAAAACGGCTATTTTCCATCCCTTAAAAAAGGAGAACAAGAAACGGTTGCAAATGTAGATGGTTTTGAAAAAAGACAACCTGTTGCTGTGACTTTAGGAGTCAGTTATGATTTTTGGGCAGTGTCAGAATTTGCAAAAGAATTAGGGAACACAGACGACTATTTAAAACTGTCCCCAAAAGGAAACGATTATAAAAATTTATGGCATTCAGAAAATAGGTTGTTTATGCCAAAAGACGCCGAAGGAAATTGGGTGAATATCAATCCAAAACTGGATGGTGGAAAAGGCTATAGAGAGTACTATGACGAAAATAATGGGTGGACCTTTGCTTGGTCTGTACAACACGACATTGCAGGACTGACCAATTTGTTAGGAGGTAAACAAGCCGCTCAAAACAGATTAGATCAGTTATTCAGAGAAAGTTTGGGCATTAGAAAAAGTGATTTTTTCGTTAATGGTTCTAATTCTACGGGGATGGTAGGACAATTTTCCATGGGGAATGAACCTTCTTTTCATATTCCATATTTATATAACTATTTTGGTGCGCCTTGGAAAACCCAAAAACGTACACGCTTCTTGTTAGACGTTTGGTTTAAAGACAATATTTTTGGAATTCCCGGTGATGAAGATGGTGGTGGCATGACTGCTTTTGTAGTGTTCACCTCAATGGGAATATATCCAGTAACACCTGGTGTTCCATATTACAACATTACCAGCCCAATTTTTGAAAAAACATCCATAAAACTTCAAAATGGAAATACGTTTACGGTTGTGGCGGAAGGTTCTAGCAAAAGAAAAAAATACATTCAGAAAGCATTTATCAACGGGAAAGAGATTTTCTCGCCATTTATTTCGCATCAACAAATTATGGAGGGTGCCACTTTAAAATTAGACTTGGGTGAGTTACCAAACAAAGAATGGGGTAAAAATGCCGTAATGCCTAAATAG